From Sceloporus undulatus isolate JIND9_A2432 ecotype Alabama chromosome 6, SceUnd_v1.1, whole genome shotgun sequence, one genomic window encodes:
- the LOC121933746 gene encoding olfactory receptor 14A16-like, with the protein MDNQSSVSEFLLLEFSAIRELQILQFILFLIFYLTTVSGNLLIFSAVAFDHRLHTPLYFFLMNLAIQDLGSVSVIIPKYLINLFTNDRHISYSGCVTQVLLFIFFAGSDVALLTVMAYDRYVAICNPLQYERIMNRRACKQMALGAWFAALLNAILHTGGTFGTPLCSNVVNQFFCEIPQIVRLACSDLHQIEMGATVFTFVVWFGCFTFIIVSYVEIFTAVLKMPSVLGRKKAFSTCIPHLTVVSMFSLTVCLAYLKPSSSTPSTWDLVVTIMYAVFPPMLNPLIYSMRNKEIKVALSRLLSLKSSSDKSFCLCLR; encoded by the coding sequence ATGGATAATCAATCTTCTGTCTCTGAATTTCTGCTCCTTGAATTCTCAGCAATCCGGGAACTGCAGATTTTACAGTTCATCTTATTCCTCATCTTTTACCTTACAACTGTATCAGGGAACCTTCTCATCTTCTCTGCAGTAGCTTTTGATCATCGTCTTCACACCCCCTTGTACTTTTTCCTGATGAACCTGGCCATTCAAGACCTGGGCTCTGTTTCAGTCATTATCCCCAAATATTTGATTAATTTATTCACAAATGATAGACATATTTCCTATTCTGGATGTGTGACTCAAGTCctcttgtttattttctttgcaggatcTGATGTTGCCCTCCTAACTGTTATGGCATATGATCGCTATGTTGCTATCTGCAATCCATTGCAATATGAAAGGATAATGAACAGGAGAGCTTGCAAACAAATGGCTCTTGGTGCATGGTTTGCTGCTCTTCTCAATGCCATATTACACACTGGTGGCACTTTTGGAACCCCTTTGTGCTCTAATGTTGTCAATCAATTCTTCTGCGAAATCCCACAGATAGTTAGGCTTGCCTGCTCTGATTTACATCAAATTGAAATGGGAGCTACAGTCTTTACTTTTGTTGTTTGGTTTGGTTGCTTTACCTTCATTATTGTAAGCTATGTGGAAATCTTCACTGCTGTTCTGAAAATGCCTTCtgttttggggaggaaaaaagcCTTTTCTACTTGTATACCTCATCTCACTGTTGTCTCTATGTTTTCCTTGACTGTATGCCTTGCTTACCTGAAGCCCAGCTCTAGCACTCCTTCCACTTGGGATTTGGTAGTGACTATAATGTATGCTGTTTTTCCGCCCATGCTGAATCCTTTGATTTACAGTATGAGAAACAAGGAGATCAAGGTTGCCTTGTCAAGACTTTTAAGTCTGAAGTCATCTTCTGACAAATCCTTCTGTCTTTGTCTTCGTTAA
- the LOC121934293 gene encoding olfactory receptor 14C36-like: MYFFLFNLAMLDIGSISVMLPKAMAMSLKNERSITYAGCVAQVFFYVFFFSLDYAVLTIMAHDRYIAICNPLQYERIMHKEACLQMVAIGLIVSLLYATLHTGGAFASSFCSNVVNQFFCEIPQLIKLSCSGLSVMEAGILILSCSIGLGCFVFIITTYVQIFAAVLRIPSLQGQKKAFSTCLPHLTIVTMLVISGILAYGRPPAGSSDLDIVFAVIYSIIPPMLNPFVYSVRNKEIKIALKNLLQVVLSY, from the coding sequence ATGTACTTCTTCCTATTCAATTTGGCCATGTTGGACATAGGATCAATTTCAGTTATGCTTCCTAAGGCTATGGCCATGTCTCTCAAGAATGAAAGGTCAATTACTTATGCTGGATGTGTGGCTCaagttttcttttatgttttctttttctcattagATTATGCTGTATTAACTATTATGGCGCATGATCGCTATATTGCAATCTGCAACCCACTCCAATATGAGAGAATTATGCACAAAGAAGCCTGCCTTCAGATGGTAGCCATCGGGCTGATTGTTAGTCTTCTTTATGCCACATTACACACTGGTGgtgcctttgcaagtagtttcTGTTCTAATGTTGTCAATCAGTTCTTTTGTGAAATTCCACAATTAATAAAGTTATCCTGCTCAGGCCTTTCTGTAATGGAAGCTGGGATTCTTATCCTGTCATGTAGCATAGGCTTAGGGTGCTTTGTCTTCATCATCACAACATATGTGCAGATCTTTGCTGCTGTGCTCAGAATCCCTTCTTTACAGGGTCAGAAAAAGGCCTTCTCTACTTGCCTTCCCCACCTCACCATTGTCACAATGTTGGTAATCAGTGGGATCCTTGCGTATGGAAGGCCTCCTGCTGGTTCTTCTGATCTGGACATAGTTTTTGCTGTGATATATAGCATAATACCACCCATGTTAAATCCATTTGTCTATAGTGTAAGGAACAAAGAGATCAAGATTGCTTTGAAGAATCTGTTACAAGTTGTTCTTTcctattaa